Proteins from one Mesoplodon densirostris isolate mMesDen1 chromosome 1, mMesDen1 primary haplotype, whole genome shotgun sequence genomic window:
- the FBXL15 gene encoding F-box/LRR-repeat protein 15 isoform X2, which produces MEPPMEQSGGEQEPGAVRLLDLPWEDVLLPHVLSRVPLRQLLRLQRVSRAFRALVQLHLAGLRRFDAAQVGPQIPQAALAWLLRDAEGLQELALAPCHEWLSDEDLVPVLARNPQLRSVALAGCGQLSRRALGALAEGCPRLQRLSLAHCDWVDGLALRGLADRCPALEELDLTACRQLKDEAIVYLAQRRGAGLRSLSLAVNANVGDVAVQELARNCPELQHLDLTGCLRVGSDGVRSDPPADGHSWTVWRGLTVNRRETELWGPRLRGQCPALPWSFK; this is translated from the exons ATGGAGCCACCGATGGAGCAGTCCGGAGGGGAGCAAGAGCCCGGAGCCGTCAG GCTCCTGGACCTGCCCTGGGAAGACGTACTGCTCCCACACGTCCTGAGCCGTGTGCCGCTGCGCCAGCTGCTCCGGCTGCAGCGCGTCAGTCGGGCCTTCCGGGCGCTAGTGCAGCTGCACCTGGCCGGGCTGCGCCGCTTCGACGCCGCTCAG GTGGGTCCGCAGATCCCGCAGGCCGCATTGGCCTGGCTGCTGCGGGACGCCGAGGGGCTGCAGGAGCTGGCGCTGGCGCCGTGTCACGAATGGCTGTCGGACGAGGATCTGGTGCCGGTGCTGGCGCGGAATCCCCAGCTGCGGAGTGTGGCGCTGGCCGGCTGCGGGCAACTGAGCCGCCGCGCGCTGGGGGCGCTGGCCGAGGGCTGCCCCCGCCTGCAGCGCCTTTCGCTCGCGCACTGTGACTGGGTAGATGGACTGGCGCTGCGCGGCCTCGCTGACCGCTGTCCGGCCCTTGAGGAGCTGGACCTCACCGCCTGCCGACAGCTCAAGGATGAAGCCATCGTGTACCTGGCGCAGAGGCGCGGCGCAGGCCTTCGCAGCCTCTCGCTGGCGGTCAACGCCAATGTGGGGGACGTCGCCGTCCAGGAGTTGGCTCGCAACTGCCCGGAACTCCAGCACCTCGACCTAACTGGCTGCCTCCGGGTCGGAAGCGACGGTGTCAG GTCTGACCCGCCTGCCGATGGGCACAGCTGGACTGTGTGGCGGGGCCTCACTGTGAACCGTAGGGAAACTGAACTGTGGGGGCCTCGGCTGAGAGGCCAGTGCCCTGCCCTACCCTGGAGCTTCAAATAA
- the FBXL15 gene encoding F-box/LRR-repeat protein 15 isoform X1 yields MEPPMEQSGGEQEPGAVRLLDLPWEDVLLPHVLSRVPLRQLLRLQRVSRAFRALVQLHLAGLRRFDAAQVGPQIPQAALAWLLRDAEGLQELALAPCHEWLSDEDLVPVLARNPQLRSVALAGCGQLSRRALGALAEGCPRLQRLSLAHCDWVDGLALRGLADRCPALEELDLTACRQLKDEAIVYLAQRRGAGLRSLSLAVNANVGDVAVQELARNCPELQHLDLTGCLRVGSDGVRTLAEYCPALRSLRVRHCHHVAEPSLSRLRKRGVDIDVEPPLHQALVLLQDMAGFAPFVNLQV; encoded by the exons ATGGAGCCACCGATGGAGCAGTCCGGAGGGGAGCAAGAGCCCGGAGCCGTCAG GCTCCTGGACCTGCCCTGGGAAGACGTACTGCTCCCACACGTCCTGAGCCGTGTGCCGCTGCGCCAGCTGCTCCGGCTGCAGCGCGTCAGTCGGGCCTTCCGGGCGCTAGTGCAGCTGCACCTGGCCGGGCTGCGCCGCTTCGACGCCGCTCAG GTGGGTCCGCAGATCCCGCAGGCCGCATTGGCCTGGCTGCTGCGGGACGCCGAGGGGCTGCAGGAGCTGGCGCTGGCGCCGTGTCACGAATGGCTGTCGGACGAGGATCTGGTGCCGGTGCTGGCGCGGAATCCCCAGCTGCGGAGTGTGGCGCTGGCCGGCTGCGGGCAACTGAGCCGCCGCGCGCTGGGGGCGCTGGCCGAGGGCTGCCCCCGCCTGCAGCGCCTTTCGCTCGCGCACTGTGACTGGGTAGATGGACTGGCGCTGCGCGGCCTCGCTGACCGCTGTCCGGCCCTTGAGGAGCTGGACCTCACCGCCTGCCGACAGCTCAAGGATGAAGCCATCGTGTACCTGGCGCAGAGGCGCGGCGCAGGCCTTCGCAGCCTCTCGCTGGCGGTCAACGCCAATGTGGGGGACGTCGCCGTCCAGGAGTTGGCTCGCAACTGCCCGGAACTCCAGCACCTCGACCTAACTGGCTGCCTCCGGGTCGGAAGCGACGGTGTCAG GACGCTGGCCGAGTACTGCCCCGCGCTGCGCTCGCTGCGGGTgcggcactgccaccatgtggcCGAGCCCAGCCTAAGCCGTTTGCGGAAGCGCGGCGTGGACATCGATGTGGAGCCTCCGCTGCATCAGGCCCTGGTGCTGCTACAGGACATGGCAGGCTTTGCACCCTTTGTCAACCTGCAGGTCTGA
- the PSD gene encoding PH and SEC7 domain-containing protein 1, with the protein MAQGAMRFCSEGDCAISPPRCPRRWLPEGPVPQSPPASMYGSTGSLLRRVAGPGPRGRELGRVTAPCTPLRGPPSPRVAPSPWAPSSPIGQPPPGARSSVVIFRFVEKASVRPLNGLPAPGGLSRSWDLGGVSPPSPTPALGPGSNRKLRLEASTSDPLPAGGGSALPGSQGLLHGPPAQPQVGADGLYSSLPNGLGGPSEHLATLFRGPADTGLLNQGDPWSSPREVSSHAQRIARAKWEFFYGSLDSPSSGAKPPEQAPPSPPGVGSGQGSGVAVGRAAKYSETDLDTVPLRCYRETDIDEVLAEREEADSAIESQPSSEGPPGTARPPAPRPGPCLGPRSSLGSGNEDEDEAGGEEDVDDEVFEASEGARPGTRMPHSGPLKSPLPFLPGTSPLADGPDSFSCVFEAILESHRAKGTSYTSLASLEALASPGPTQSPFFTFELPPQPPAPRPDPPAPAPLAPLEPDSGTSSAADGPWTQRGEEEEAEAGAKQAPRREPPSPCHSEDSYGLGVAPLGSEPPLSQLVSDSDSELDSTERLALGSTDTLSNGQKADLEAAQRLAKRLYRLDGFRKADVARHLGKNNDFSKLVAGEYLKFFVFTGMTLDQALRVFLKELALMGETQERERVLAHFSQRYFQCNPGALSSEDGAHTLTCALMLLNTDLHGHNIGKRMTCGDFIGNLEGLNEGGDFPKELLKALYSSIKNEKLQWAIDEEELRRSLSELADPNPKVIKRVSGGSGSGSSPFLDLTPEPGAAVYKHGALVRKVHADPDCRKTPRGKRGWKNFHGILKGMILYLQKEEYQPGEAPSEAELKNAISIHHALATRASDYSKRPHVFYLRTADWRVFLFQAPSLEQMQSWITRINVVAAMLSAPPFPAAVSSQKKFSRPLLPSAATRLPQEEQMRTHEAKLKAMASELRQHRAAHLGKKARGKEAEEQRQKEAYLEFEKSRYGTYAALLRVKLKAGSEELDAVEAALAQAGSVEDGLPPPPSSPSSQPNTSSQPRAQCPGPESRAGAGSGRWKP; encoded by the exons ATGGCCCAGGGTGCCATGCGCTTCTGCTCGGAAGGCGACTGTGCCATCTCCCCGCCACGATGCCCACGCCGCTGGCTCCCCGAAGGCCCAGTGCCCCAGAGCCCCCCGGCCAGCATGTATGGCAGCACAGGCTCCCTACTACGGCGGGTGGCAGGTCCAGGTCCCCGAGGCCGCGAACTTGGACGTGTGACAGCACCCTGTACACCCCTGCGTGGCCCCCCTTCACCCCGTGTTGCTCCCTCACCCTGGGCACCCTCTTCACCCATTGGGCAGCCCCCACCAGGGGCCCGGAGCTCTGTGGTCATATTCCGCTTTGTGGAGAAGGCCAGCGTGAGGCCACTGAATGGGCTACCTGCTCCCGGAGGCTTGAGTCGGAGCTGGGACCTGGGTGGGGTCTCTCCTCCCAGTCCCACCCCAGCCCTTGGGCCTGGCTCCAACCGAAAGTTGCGGCTAGAAGCATCCACATCAGACCCACTCCCAGCTGGAGGAGGCTCAGCTCTGCCTGGCAGCCAGGGCCTTTTACACGGGCCACCAGCTCAACCTCAGGTTGGAGCAGACGGTCTTTACTCCTCTCTCCCCAATGGGCTGGGGGGACCCTCTGAGCACCTGGCCACATTATTCCGAGGACCTGCTGACACTGGGCTCCTTAACCAG GGGGACCCCTGGTCCTCACCCAGAGAAGTCTCCTCTCATGCCCAGAGAATCGCGCGAGCCAAATGGGAATTCTTCTATGGCTCTTTGGACTCCCCCAGCTCAG GTGCTAAGCCCCCAGAGCAGGCCCCCCCATCTCCACCTGGGGTGGGCTCAGGGCAGGGCTCTGGGGTGGCTGTGGGGCGAGCAGCCAAGTACTCCGAGACGGACCTGGACACAGTGCCCCTGAGGTGCTACCGCGAGACCGACATCGATGAGGTGCTGGCTGAGCGGGAAGAGGCTGACTCGGCCATCGAGAGTCAGCCCAGCTCTGAGGGCCCGCCTGGCACTGCCCGCCCACCTGCCCCACGTCCCGGCCCATGCCTTGGCCCTCGTTCCAGCCTGGGCAGTGGCAATGAGGACGAGGATGAGGCAGGTGGGGAAGAGGATGTGGACGACGAGGTGTTTGAGGCCTCAGAAGGGGCCCG gcCAGGCACCCGAATGCCTCACTCCGGGCCTCTCAAGTCACCTCTGCCCTTTCTACCTGGGACCAGCCCCTTGGCTGATGGGCCCGACTCTTTCAGTTGTGTGTTTGAAGCCATCTTGGAGTCACACCGGGCCAAGGGCACCTCCTACACCAGCCTCGCCTCGCTGGAGGCCCTGGCCTCACCTGGCCCAACCCAGAGCCCCTTCTTCACCTTTGAGCTGCCTCCgcagccccctgcccccaggcctgacCCACCTGCTCCTGCCCCACTTGCCCCTCTTGAACCGGATTCTGGTACCAGCTCTGCTGCTGATGGGCCTTGGACAcagagaggggaggaagaggaggcagaggctggagccaAGCAGGCCCCAAGGAGGGAGCCCCCTAGTCCCTGCCACTCAGAAGACAGCTATGGACTGGGGgtagctcccctgggcag TGAACCGCCCCTGAGCCAGCTCGTGTCCGATTCGGACTCAGAGCTGGACAGCACAGAGCGACTGGCCCTGGGAAGCACAGACACCTTGTCCAATGGGCAGAAAGCAGACCTGGAGGCTGCGCAGCGCCTAGCTAAGAGGCTGTACCGACTAGACGGCTTCAGGAAGGCGGATGTGGCCCGGCACCTGGGCAAGAA CAATGACTTCAGCAAACTTGTGGCTGGCGAGTACCTGAAGTTCTTTGTCTTCACGGGCATGACTCTGGACCAAGCTCTCAG ggtGTTTCTGAAGGAGCTGGCCTTAATGGGTGAGACCCAGGAACGGGAGCGCGTGCTGGCCCACTTCTCCCAGAGATACTTCCAGTGCAATCCTGGAGCCCTGTCCTCAGAGG ACGGTGCGCACACGCTGACCTGCGCCCTCATGCTACTCAATACGGATCTCCACGGCCAC AACATCGGGAAGCGCATGACCTGCGGAGACTTCATTGGTAACCTGGAGGGCCTCAACGAAGGCGGCGACTTCCCCAAAGAGCTGCtcaag gccTTGTACAGCTCCATCAAGAATGAAAAGTTGCAGTGGGCCAT AGACGAGGAGGAGCTGAGACGCTCTCTGTCTGAGTTGGCCGACCCCAACCCCAAGGTCATCAAGAGAGTCAGCGGGGGCAGTGGCAGCGGCTCCAGCCCTTTCCTGGACCTGACTCCCGAGCCTGGGGCCGCAGTCTACAAGCACGGGGCCTTGGTGCGAAAGGTGCACGCAGACCCTGACTGCAGGAAGA CACCTCGGGGCAAGCGGGGCTGGAAGAACTTCCACGGGATCCTCAAGGGCATGATCCTCTACCTGCAGAAG GAGGAGTACCAGCCTGGGGAGGCCCCGTCGGAGGCTGAGCTAAAGAATGCCATCAGCATCCACCACGCACTGGCCACGCGTGCCAGTGACTACAGCAAGAGGCCCCACGTCTTCTACTTGCGCACCGCTGACTGGCGGGTCTTCCTCTTCCAGGCCCC GAGCCTGGAGCAGATGCAGTCCTGGATCACTCGCATCAATGTGGTGGCTGCTATGCTCTCCGCACCCCCCTTCCCAGCTGCTGTCAGTTCCCAGAAGAAGTTCAGCCGCCCTCTGCTGCCCAGTGCTGCCACCCGCCTCCCCCAG GAGGAGCAGATGCGGACCCACGAGGCCAAGCTGAAGGCCATGGCAAGTGAGTTGCGGCAGCACCGGGCTGCCCATCTGGGCAAGAAGGCCCGGGGCAAGGAGGCTGAGGAACAGCGGCAGAAGGAGGCCTATCTGGAGTTTGAG AAATCTCGCTATGGCACATACGCAGCGCTGCTTCGGGTCAAGCTGAAGGCGGGCAGTGAAGAGCTGGATGCGGTAGAGGCAGCACTGGCCCAGGCTGGGAGCGTGGAAGACGgactcccccctcctccctccagtcCCTCCTCGCAGCCCAACACCTCCAGCCAGCCCCGGGCTCAGTGTCCTGGCCCAGAGTCTCGCGCAGGGGCAGGCAGTGGGCGGTGGAAGCCCTGA